A genomic window from Agrobacterium larrymoorei includes:
- a CDS encoding lytic transglycosylase domain-containing protein, protein MKKTAAFGLITAGVVATVWSAWAGPASENVVPLPFARPNAPAVPAFLPASPEVTGSIIRPANPVDVTQLKAGLDALSNRDASGAIAIRNSLPSTSLDRHILTWAIAISGQKDVSSAEIAAAQRELDGWPGLSTLRANSERAMLRENPSAAQVLSAFGSSRSETPEGTIALAHALTSSGNAARAQQLIRQLWVSEGMDTDLEDRVIAEFSGSLSPADHKARMDYLMYRSRVSQAKRFGDLGKAQSLYKAWAAVLQRANNAPALLNAVETYWRNDPVYLFAQIENLRHQQKYEDAAKLLARAPKESGKLVNPGEWWNERRIVARGLADLGDFQGAYRVVANHSATSPVDVADAEFHAGWYALRALHEPALAARHFKALLAASNRPLSASRAYYWLGRAAEAGGPGNARDYFSKAASHPGTFYGQLAAARIGVTTLNVTYPSPSAADRSRFAGREAVRAIERLEAAGYSWRADGIYRALADQIDSPGELAILAARAERNNNHQVSLQIGKTAFSRGIDAAALAYPIGVIPVSANISGSGKALAYAIARQESAFNPAAVSPANARGLLQLLPGTAKGVASRHGMAYTQAKLTTDAGYNATLGAHYLGEQIDSFGGSYILTFIAYNAGPKRVPEWIARYGDPRGKPIDEVVDWIERIPFPETRNYVQRVMENYQVYKTRLGQQADIVNDLRNGRAG, encoded by the coding sequence ATGAAGAAAACAGCAGCTTTTGGTTTGATCACCGCGGGTGTCGTCGCAACCGTTTGGAGTGCGTGGGCGGGGCCGGCGTCGGAGAACGTTGTTCCCCTGCCATTCGCGCGCCCCAATGCGCCTGCCGTTCCGGCTTTTTTGCCTGCCTCACCGGAAGTAACAGGCTCGATCATCCGCCCGGCAAACCCGGTTGACGTCACACAACTTAAAGCAGGGCTCGATGCGCTGTCCAATAGGGATGCGAGCGGGGCGATTGCGATTCGCAATAGCCTCCCCTCAACGAGTCTCGACCGTCATATCCTCACCTGGGCAATTGCCATTTCGGGCCAAAAAGACGTTTCCTCCGCGGAAATTGCGGCAGCGCAACGGGAACTGGACGGTTGGCCAGGCCTATCTACGCTAAGAGCCAATTCGGAACGCGCGATGCTGCGGGAAAATCCTTCTGCTGCACAGGTGCTTAGCGCATTCGGCTCCTCCAGATCTGAAACGCCTGAAGGCACGATTGCGCTGGCGCATGCCCTCACCTCATCCGGCAACGCGGCTCGTGCCCAGCAACTGATTCGCCAGTTGTGGGTGAGCGAAGGCATGGACACCGATCTTGAAGATCGCGTCATTGCTGAATTCAGCGGCAGTCTGTCTCCAGCCGATCACAAGGCCCGGATGGACTATCTCATGTATCGCAGCCGTGTCAGCCAGGCCAAGCGGTTCGGAGATCTCGGCAAGGCGCAGTCGCTCTACAAGGCTTGGGCTGCGGTTCTGCAACGCGCCAACAATGCGCCAGCCTTATTGAATGCCGTCGAGACTTACTGGCGAAACGATCCGGTCTACCTCTTCGCTCAGATCGAAAACCTCCGTCATCAGCAAAAATATGAAGACGCCGCAAAACTTCTGGCGCGCGCGCCGAAGGAGAGCGGAAAACTTGTCAATCCTGGGGAGTGGTGGAACGAGCGTCGGATCGTCGCCCGCGGGCTTGCAGATCTCGGGGATTTCCAGGGCGCTTATCGCGTCGTGGCTAACCATTCAGCAACCTCGCCCGTGGACGTGGCCGATGCTGAATTTCATGCGGGCTGGTACGCTCTGCGCGCGCTGCATGAACCGGCGCTTGCCGCGCGGCATTTCAAGGCACTTCTTGCAGCATCAAACCGGCCACTTTCCGCCTCGCGCGCCTATTACTGGCTTGGACGTGCAGCAGAGGCCGGAGGCCCGGGCAACGCGCGCGACTATTTCTCCAAGGCAGCGTCTCATCCCGGCACATTTTACGGCCAGCTTGCCGCCGCGCGCATCGGTGTCACGACCCTCAACGTCACATACCCATCGCCAAGTGCTGCCGATCGTAGCCGATTTGCTGGTCGCGAAGCGGTGCGTGCTATCGAGCGGCTTGAGGCGGCAGGCTACAGCTGGCGGGCAGACGGAATCTACCGGGCGCTCGCCGACCAGATCGACAGCCCCGGTGAATTGGCAATCCTTGCAGCGCGCGCCGAGCGCAACAACAATCATCAGGTCTCGCTCCAGATCGGCAAAACGGCGTTCAGCCGCGGTATCGATGCCGCTGCCCTCGCCTACCCCATTGGCGTCATCCCGGTGAGCGCCAATATCTCCGGTTCGGGCAAGGCACTCGCCTATGCAATTGCCCGGCAGGAAAGCGCTTTCAATCCGGCTGCCGTCTCGCCCGCCAATGCGCGCGGCCTGCTGCAACTTCTGCCTGGAACGGCCAAGGGTGTCGCCAGCCGCCATGGCATGGCTTACACGCAAGCGAAGCTAACAACCGACGCCGGATATAATGCCACTCTCGGCGCTCACTATCTTGGTGAGCAGATCGATAGCTTCGGCGGATCCTACATCCTGACCTTCATCGCGTATAATGCAGGACCAAAGCGCGTGCCAGAATGGATCGCCCGCTACGGGGATCCGCGCGGAAAACCGATCGATGAGGTTGTGGATTGGATCGAGCGTATTCCGTTCCCAGAGACACGCAACTACGTTCAGCGCGTGATGGAAAACTATCAGGTCTACAAAACGCGGCTTGGTCAGCAAGCGGACATCGTCAACGATCTACGAAACGGTCGTGCAGGTTGA
- the dapA gene encoding 4-hydroxy-tetrahydrodipicolinate synthase, with the protein MFKGSIPALITPFTAEGAVDETAFAAHVEWQIAEGSSGLVPVGTTGESPTLSHDEHKRVIELCVEAAGKRVPVIAGAGSNNTSEAIELALHAQEVGADALLVVTPYYNKPTQKGLFAHFSAIAEAVDLPIIIYNIPPRSVIDMMPETMGALVKAHKNIVGVKDATGKLDRVSEQRIHCGKDFVQLSGEDGTALGFNAHGGVGCISVTANVAPRLCAEFQAAMAAGDYALALDYQDRLMPLHKAIFMEPGVCGTKYAISRTRNGSRKVRSPLMDTLEPSTEAAIDAALKHAGLMS; encoded by the coding sequence ATGTTCAAGGGATCTATTCCCGCCCTGATTACGCCGTTTACAGCTGAAGGTGCTGTGGACGAAACGGCTTTCGCCGCCCATGTGGAATGGCAGATCGCCGAAGGCAGCAGCGGCCTCGTGCCCGTCGGCACCACGGGGGAGTCACCGACCCTGTCGCATGACGAGCATAAGCGGGTGATCGAGCTGTGCGTTGAGGCTGCGGGCAAACGGGTCCCGGTGATTGCCGGCGCCGGTTCCAACAACACCAGTGAGGCGATCGAACTTGCGCTTCACGCCCAGGAAGTCGGCGCGGATGCGCTTCTCGTCGTCACGCCCTACTACAACAAGCCGACGCAGAAGGGGCTTTTCGCTCACTTTTCCGCTATAGCGGAAGCGGTCGATCTTCCCATCATCATCTATAACATCCCGCCGCGATCGGTGATTGATATGATGCCGGAGACGATGGGTGCACTCGTCAAGGCGCATAAAAATATCGTTGGCGTTAAGGACGCCACCGGCAAGCTCGATCGTGTTTCCGAGCAGCGCATTCATTGCGGCAAGGACTTTGTGCAACTGTCGGGAGAAGACGGCACGGCACTCGGCTTCAATGCTCATGGCGGCGTAGGCTGTATCTCGGTCACTGCCAACGTCGCGCCGCGGCTCTGTGCCGAGTTCCAGGCGGCGATGGCTGCCGGAGACTATGCGCTGGCGCTCGATTATCAGGATCGTCTGATGCCGCTCCACAAGGCCATCTTCATGGAGCCCGGCGTCTGCGGCACCAAGTATGCGATCTCCCGGACGCGCAATGGAAGCCGCAAAGTTCGCTCGCCACTGATGGACACGCTGGAACCATCGACAGAGGCGGCAATCGACGCTGCTCTCAAGCATGCAGGCCTGATGAGCTAA
- the smpB gene encoding SsrA-binding protein SmpB — MAPKGSQRIVNKVVAENRKARFNYEILDTYEAGLVLTGTEVKSLREGKANIAESYASDEGDEIWLINSHLPEYLQANRFNHEPRRRRKLLLNKREINRLRAGINRDGMTLVPLKIYFNEKGRAKLELALAKGKKLHDKRETERERDWNRQKSRLLKTGG, encoded by the coding sequence ATGGCCCCCAAAGGCAGCCAGCGCATCGTGAACAAGGTCGTCGCGGAAAACCGCAAGGCGCGCTTCAATTACGAGATACTCGACACCTACGAGGCGGGGCTTGTACTGACAGGCACTGAGGTGAAGTCGCTGCGTGAAGGAAAGGCCAATATCGCCGAATCCTACGCGTCTGATGAAGGCGATGAAATCTGGCTGATCAACTCCCATCTCCCAGAGTATCTTCAGGCAAACCGGTTCAATCACGAGCCCCGCCGTCGCCGTAAATTGCTACTCAACAAGCGAGAGATCAATCGTTTGCGCGCGGGGATCAACCGTGATGGCATGACCTTGGTGCCGTTGAAGATCTACTTCAACGAAAAGGGCCGCGCGAAGCTTGAACTGGCCTTGGCAAAAGGCAAGAAGCTCCACGATAAGCGTGAGACGGAAAGGGAGCGCGACTGGAACCGGCAGAAGTCCAGGCTGCTCAAGACAGGCGGTTGA
- a CDS encoding oxidoreductase: MTIVRFTLCLLLLCFSSGTSFSQSFPAPTGKPILTISGNISKTNVNGTAQFDRAMLEKMGLVTIETQTPWYETRVHFEGVSMAKLMEFVGAKGETVRAVALNDYVSTIPVKDFTQYNVILAMKRDGEYMQVRDKGPLFIIYPYDSMPELQSQTYYTRSAWQVAKLIVE, translated from the coding sequence ATGACTATCGTTCGCTTCACACTCTGTCTTCTACTGCTCTGTTTTTCTTCAGGAACGTCATTTTCACAGAGCTTTCCCGCGCCGACAGGGAAGCCGATCCTCACCATTTCAGGCAACATTTCCAAGACCAACGTCAATGGTACGGCGCAATTCGATCGCGCCATGCTGGAAAAGATGGGGCTCGTGACGATTGAAACCCAGACGCCGTGGTACGAGACGCGTGTTCATTTCGAAGGCGTTTCCATGGCCAAGCTGATGGAGTTCGTCGGTGCTAAGGGAGAAACCGTCAGGGCCGTGGCGCTGAACGATTACGTCAGCACAATTCCTGTGAAGGATTTTACCCAATACAATGTCATTCTTGCTATGAAGCGTGACGGCGAATATATGCAGGTGAGGGATAAAGGGCCGCTCTTCATCATATATCCTTATGATAGCATGCCAGAACTTCAATCGCAGACCTACTACACGCGCTCCGCTTGGCAAGTTGCCAAACTCATAGTTGAATAA
- a CDS encoding FkbM family methyltransferase produces MEAFEIHGVLLRLSSDEVSPVIWQALKDGSYEAKEARSVARAVRPGDRVLELGSGIGVITSVIARIPDVSVFAFEANPSTARLAERILAANDASNVRFSQGLLTAGDPDTHVFYVRRDLWMSSMDEQQGPYESSIEIGSENIDAFIQRHDINVLVMDIEGAERDLLRDATLKGVERIFVELHDHLYGLSGVRDITQALAEKGFAYDPRGSRGPCVLFAKDDGPREYDPDVD; encoded by the coding sequence ATGGAAGCGTTTGAGATACACGGTGTCCTCTTGCGACTGTCATCAGACGAGGTCTCACCGGTGATATGGCAGGCGTTGAAGGATGGCAGCTACGAAGCGAAGGAAGCCCGGAGCGTGGCGCGCGCTGTCAGACCCGGCGACCGAGTCCTGGAGCTTGGCTCAGGCATCGGGGTCATCACGTCGGTGATTGCACGCATTCCGGACGTTTCAGTCTTCGCTTTCGAGGCCAACCCCTCTACTGCGCGTCTTGCCGAGCGAATTCTGGCGGCAAACGACGCCAGCAATGTGCGTTTCTCCCAGGGGCTTTTGACTGCCGGAGATCCTGATACGCATGTCTTTTATGTTCGGCGCGATTTGTGGATGTCATCCATGGATGAGCAGCAGGGTCCCTATGAAAGCAGTATTGAGATTGGGTCGGAGAACATCGACGCCTTCATCCAGCGTCATGACATCAACGTACTGGTAATGGACATTGAAGGGGCGGAGCGTGATCTGTTGCGCGATGCGACGCTAAAGGGCGTGGAGCGGATTTTCGTCGAACTCCACGATCATCTCTATGGTCTCTCGGGGGTTCGCGACATCACTCAGGCGCTGGCGGAAAAAGGTTTTGCCTATGATCCTCGGGGATCTCGAGGCCCTTGCGTCCTCTTTGCCAAGGATGATGGACCGCGGGAATATGATCCTGACGTGGACTGA
- a CDS encoding globin-coupled sensor protein, which translates to MTGLHNNSQLTERLDFLGLDSEQRQDLAALKTTITDTLSSSLDAFYKKARAVPETAKFFSSEAHIQHAKSMQVSHWTRIASGVFDADYTKAVSAIGRTHARLGLEPRWYIGGYALVLEGIIKAIVESELKGFLVEKKGKKVAKGISATVKAAMLDMDYSISVYLDVLADERAKVEAEQKRMKEEQDHVLALLNSALDRMAQGDLTSRIDGPLPTEFNGLKDNFNAAISRLSRAFSEIVEESHKIANNTRELTSATDDMARRTEQQAASLEETAAAIDQITTISKQSASRTEEAQAIVKSSAEEAARSRHIVSEAVEAMSAIESSSQKITQIISVIDEISFQTNLLALNAGVEAARAGEAGKGFAVVAQEVRELAQRSASAAKEIRTLIDKSSQDVAHGVSLVNRTDEALNSIGGKVDDIHEHIGAITQAVREQAVGIQEINMAINSMDQLTQQNAAMVEETNASTHGLSDISSNLASLISRFHVEKSMTYQQRRAA; encoded by the coding sequence ATGACGGGGCTGCACAACAATTCTCAATTGACCGAGCGACTTGATTTCCTCGGTCTGGATTCGGAGCAGAGGCAGGATCTTGCCGCTCTGAAAACAACGATCACCGACACGCTCAGCAGCTCGCTCGACGCTTTCTACAAGAAGGCAAGAGCCGTTCCAGAGACCGCGAAGTTCTTCTCCAGCGAAGCGCACATCCAGCATGCCAAAAGCATGCAGGTCAGCCACTGGACACGTATCGCATCTGGCGTCTTCGACGCGGATTACACCAAGGCGGTGAGTGCTATCGGACGCACCCATGCGCGATTGGGGCTTGAGCCGCGCTGGTACATCGGCGGCTACGCCCTTGTGCTGGAAGGTATCATCAAGGCCATTGTCGAATCGGAACTGAAAGGCTTTCTGGTCGAGAAGAAGGGTAAGAAGGTTGCCAAGGGCATCAGTGCAACGGTCAAGGCCGCGATGCTGGACATGGATTACTCGATTTCCGTTTATCTCGATGTGCTTGCCGACGAGCGTGCGAAGGTTGAGGCAGAACAGAAACGCATGAAGGAAGAGCAGGACCACGTTCTGGCGCTGCTGAACAGTGCGCTGGACCGGATGGCGCAGGGTGATCTCACTTCGCGTATCGACGGCCCCCTGCCCACAGAATTTAACGGCCTCAAGGACAACTTCAATGCGGCCATCAGCCGTTTGTCCAGAGCCTTTTCCGAGATCGTTGAAGAGTCCCACAAGATCGCCAACAATACGCGGGAATTGACATCTGCGACCGACGATATGGCGCGGCGCACCGAGCAGCAGGCTGCCTCGCTCGAAGAAACAGCCGCGGCGATTGATCAGATCACCACGATCTCGAAGCAGTCCGCCTCAAGGACGGAAGAGGCCCAAGCGATCGTCAAAAGCTCGGCCGAAGAAGCGGCGCGCTCCCGTCACATCGTCAGCGAAGCCGTTGAGGCCATGAGCGCGATCGAGAGCTCATCACAGAAGATCACGCAGATCATCAGCGTCATCGACGAGATCTCCTTCCAGACAAACCTTCTGGCGCTGAATGCCGGCGTCGAAGCAGCACGTGCCGGTGAAGCCGGCAAAGGCTTTGCCGTCGTCGCACAGGAAGTTCGCGAATTGGCCCAGCGCTCGGCTTCCGCCGCCAAGGAAATCCGCACGCTGATCGACAAGTCGTCGCAGGACGTCGCCCACGGTGTCTCGCTCGTCAACCGTACCGATGAAGCGCTGAACTCCATCGGCGGCAAGGTCGACGATATTCATGAGCATATCGGCGCGATCACCCAAGCCGTGCGCGAACAGGCCGTCGGAATCCAGGAAATCAATATGGCCATCAACAGCATGGATCAGCTGACGCAGCAGAATGCGGCGATGGTGGAAGAGACCAATGCCTCTACCCACGGCTTGAGCGATATCAGCAGCAACCTTGCGTCGCTGATTTCACGCTTCCACGTCGAAAAATCGATGACCTATCAGCAGCGCCGCGCAGCCTAA
- a CDS encoding LabA-like NYN domain-containing protein, which produces MFDPREKIALFIDGANLYAASKSLGFDIDYRKLLKAFQKRGYLLRAYYYTALIEDQEYSSIRPLIDWLDYNGYKVVTKPAKEFTDAMGRRKIKGNMDIELAVDAMEQSETVDHLVLFSGDGDFTTLVDALQRKGRKVSVISTMSTQPPMIADDLRRQADHFIDLLSLKAEIGRDPSERASRPPVETAETVE; this is translated from the coding sequence ATGTTCGACCCACGTGAGAAAATTGCGCTCTTTATTGACGGGGCAAACCTCTACGCTGCATCGAAAAGCCTAGGTTTCGATATTGATTACCGAAAGCTACTGAAGGCTTTTCAGAAGCGCGGATATCTCTTACGCGCCTATTATTACACTGCCCTCATCGAAGACCAGGAATATTCCTCCATTCGTCCGCTGATCGATTGGCTGGACTATAACGGCTACAAGGTCGTGACAAAGCCTGCCAAGGAATTTACCGACGCTATGGGTCGCCGCAAGATCAAGGGCAACATGGATATCGAGCTTGCCGTCGATGCCATGGAACAGTCCGAGACCGTGGACCATCTGGTTCTCTTTTCCGGTGATGGCGACTTCACGACGCTGGTGGACGCGCTGCAACGCAAGGGTCGCAAGGTGTCCGTGATCTCTACGATGTCAACGCAGCCGCCGATGATCGCCGACGATCTTCGCCGCCAGGCCGACCATTTCATCGATCTTCTGTCCCTCAAGGCGGAAATTGGTCGTGATCCTAGCGAACGCGCTTCCCGCCCACCGGTCGAGACCGCCGAGACGGTGGAGTGA
- the rpoZ gene encoding DNA-directed RNA polymerase subunit omega, translating into MARVTVEDCIDKVDNRFELVLLASHRARQISQGSQITVDRDNDKNPVVALREIADETLSPDDLKEDLIHSLQKHVEVDEPEPDPVTLAANATSESEDDDAPETITFDQMSEEELLAGIEGLVPPEKNDDY; encoded by the coding sequence ATGGCCCGTGTCACAGTAGAAGATTGCATTGACAAAGTAGACAACCGTTTCGAGCTCGTTCTCCTGGCAAGCCACCGCGCACGCCAGATTTCGCAGGGCTCTCAGATCACGGTTGACCGCGACAACGACAAGAACCCTGTCGTTGCCCTTCGCGAGATTGCCGATGAGACGCTTTCGCCCGATGACCTGAAGGAAGATCTGATTCATTCGCTGCAGAAGCATGTGGAAGTGGACGAGCCTGAGCCCGATCCGGTGACGCTTGCAGCCAATGCGACCAGTGAGAGCGAAGACGACGACGCGCCTGAAACCATCACCTTCGACCAGATGTCGGAAGAAGAGCTTCTGGCTGGCATCGAAGGTCTTGTGCCGCCGGAAAAGAACGACGACTACTAA
- a CDS encoding RelA/SpoT family protein yields the protein MMRQYELVERVQKYKPDVNEALLNKAYVYAMQKHGQQKRANGDPYISHPLEVAAILTEMHLDESTIAVALLHDTIEDTSATRAEIDEMFGEDIGRLVEGLTKLKKLDLVSKKAKQAENLRKLLLAISDDVRVLLVKLADRLHNMRTMEHMPADKRSRISEETMEIYAPLAGRMGMQDMRDELENLSFRYLNPDAFETVTKRLQELEERNEGLIKKIEDELRELLLANGVEGAMVKGRQKKPYSVFRKMQSKSLSFEQLSDVYGFRILVQDIPSCYRALGIVHTRWRVVPGRFKDYISTPKQNDYRSIHTTIVGPSRQRIELQIRTRRMHEIAEFGIAAHSLYKDGETGDTEQLSTETNAYSWLRHTIESLAEGDNPEEFLEHTKLELFQDQVFCFTPKGKLIALPRGATPIDFAYAVHTNIGDTTVGAKINGRIMPLVTRLNNGDEVEIIRSGVQVPPAAWEEVVVTGKARSAIRRATRMAIRKQYAGLGYRILERTFERAGKTFSREALKPVLHRLAHKDVEDAIAAVGRGEVSSLDVLRAVFPDYQDERVTVKMTGDDGWFNMRSASGMIFKIPGKSRSALEDDGATEVLDGPDPMPIRGLSDNVEVHFGATGAVPGDRIVGIMEKGKGITIYPIQSPALQRFDDEPERWIDVRWDLDEANKSRFMARLLINALNEPGTLASVAQSIATLDVNIRALNMVRIGTDFSELSLDVEVWDLRQLNQLLSQLKDLDCVSTVKRAFD from the coding sequence ATGATGCGACAATACGAACTCGTGGAGCGGGTTCAGAAATACAAGCCTGATGTGAATGAGGCCTTGCTGAACAAGGCCTATGTTTACGCGATGCAGAAGCATGGCCAGCAGAAGCGGGCCAATGGTGACCCCTATATCTCCCATCCGCTGGAAGTGGCGGCGATTCTCACTGAAATGCATCTGGATGAGTCGACCATTGCGGTTGCTCTCCTGCATGACACGATTGAGGATACGAGCGCGACGCGCGCTGAAATCGACGAGATGTTCGGAGAAGATATCGGACGGCTGGTCGAAGGCCTGACGAAGCTCAAGAAGCTCGATCTCGTCAGTAAAAAGGCCAAACAGGCCGAGAACTTGCGCAAGCTGCTGCTGGCCATTTCAGACGACGTGCGCGTGCTCTTGGTCAAACTTGCCGACCGCCTGCACAATATGCGCACCATGGAGCATATGCCGGCCGACAAGCGCAGCCGCATCTCCGAAGAAACGATGGAAATCTATGCGCCGCTCGCAGGTCGCATGGGTATGCAGGACATGCGCGACGAGCTTGAGAACCTCTCGTTCCGCTATCTCAATCCCGATGCTTTCGAGACCGTGACCAAGCGACTGCAGGAGCTGGAAGAGCGCAATGAGGGCCTGATCAAGAAGATCGAGGACGAACTGCGCGAACTGCTGCTGGCGAATGGCGTCGAAGGCGCCATGGTCAAGGGGCGACAGAAGAAGCCCTATTCTGTTTTTCGCAAGATGCAGTCCAAGTCGCTGTCCTTCGAGCAATTGTCCGATGTCTACGGCTTTCGCATACTCGTGCAGGATATCCCGTCCTGTTACCGTGCGCTGGGCATTGTCCACACGCGCTGGCGCGTGGTGCCTGGCCGCTTCAAGGACTATATCTCGACGCCCAAGCAGAACGATTATCGTTCGATCCATACCACCATCGTCGGTCCGTCACGCCAGCGTATTGAACTGCAAATCCGCACGCGACGCATGCACGAGATTGCCGAATTCGGTATCGCCGCACATTCGCTCTACAAGGATGGCGAAACGGGCGACACGGAACAGCTTTCGACCGAAACCAACGCCTATTCCTGGCTGCGTCACACGATCGAATCGCTTGCCGAAGGCGATAACCCGGAAGAGTTCCTCGAGCACACCAAGCTCGAACTGTTCCAGGACCAGGTCTTCTGCTTTACGCCAAAGGGCAAGCTCATCGCGCTCCCGCGCGGCGCGACCCCCATCGACTTTGCTTACGCCGTCCACACCAATATCGGCGACACCACAGTCGGCGCGAAGATCAATGGCCGCATCATGCCGCTCGTCACGCGCCTTAACAACGGTGATGAGGTGGAAATCATTCGCTCCGGCGTGCAGGTGCCGCCTGCCGCTTGGGAAGAGGTCGTTGTCACCGGTAAAGCGCGTTCGGCGATCCGTCGTGCGACACGCATGGCCATCCGCAAGCAATATGCAGGTCTGGGCTATCGCATCTTGGAGCGCACCTTCGAGCGCGCTGGCAAGACCTTCTCGCGCGAAGCGCTAAAGCCGGTCCTGCATCGCTTGGCGCATAAAGACGTGGAGGATGCGATTGCGGCCGTCGGTCGCGGTGAGGTGTCCTCTCTGGATGTCCTGCGCGCAGTCTTCCCGGATTACCAGGATGAGCGCGTCACCGTGAAGATGACCGGCGACGATGGCTGGTTCAATATGCGAAGCGCTTCCGGCATGATCTTCAAGATTCCCGGAAAGTCGCGCTCAGCACTGGAAGATGATGGCGCCACCGAAGTGCTGGATGGCCCGGATCCCATGCCGATCCGCGGTCTTTCCGATAATGTCGAAGTCCATTTCGGCGCTACCGGGGCCGTGCCCGGCGATCGTATCGTCGGCATCATGGAGAAGGGGAAGGGGATCACCATCTACCCGATCCAGTCGCCTGCACTCCAACGGTTTGACGATGAGCCGGAACGCTGGATCGACGTGCGCTGGGATCTCGATGAGGCAAACAAGTCCCGCTTTATGGCGCGACTGTTGATCAACGCGCTGAATGAGCCTGGGACGCTGGCCTCCGTTGCACAATCCATCGCGACGCTGGATGTGAATATTCGGGCGCTCAACATGGTGCGTATCGGCACGGACTTTTCGGAGCTGTCGCTCGACGTGGAAGTCTGGGATCTACGCCAACTCAACCAGCTTCTGTCGCAGTTGAAAGACCTTGATTGCGTTTCAACGGTCAAACGTGCCTTCGATTGA
- a CDS encoding DUF3563 domain-containing protein, which produces MFAPLRKIARAVRGKSVQEREFDYLSGSVSNVDLELRQREVDRGMFRR; this is translated from the coding sequence ATGTTTGCACCGCTTCGTAAGATTGCCCGCGCTGTTCGTGGCAAGTCGGTTCAGGAACGCGAATTCGATTACCTCAGCGGCTCGGTATCGAATGTCGATCTCGAACTTCGGCAGCGCGAAGTTGATCGCGGCATGTTCCGTAGATAA
- a CDS encoding DUF2062 domain-containing protein produces MPFRRRRPAKLSERLIASLWPRMGLRRSLRYMKLKLVRLSASPYAVAAGAATGVAVSWTPFLGVHILIAMMIGFVLRANLVAAALGTTFANPLTFPLIWASTWELGHFILGRNGGEVAGRVDFVEIFAHMNFLQLWKPVLEPMTIGSLIPAAISAVVTYAVVYAIISGFRQRKHQKISARAANRNATMDLVE; encoded by the coding sequence ATGCCATTTCGCCGCCGCCGTCCTGCAAAACTCTCCGAAAGACTCATCGCCTCGCTCTGGCCTCGTATGGGGCTGCGTCGTTCGCTTCGCTATATGAAGTTGAAGCTGGTTCGGCTTTCGGCATCGCCCTACGCTGTGGCCGCCGGTGCGGCAACGGGCGTGGCCGTTTCCTGGACACCGTTTCTCGGCGTCCATATTCTTATCGCCATGATGATCGGCTTTGTTCTGCGCGCAAATCTCGTTGCTGCGGCACTCGGAACGACATTTGCGAACCCACTGACATTTCCGCTGATATGGGCGTCCACTTGGGAGCTCGGTCATTTCATCCTTGGTCGTAATGGCGGCGAGGTGGCGGGGCGCGTGGATTTTGTGGAAATATTCGCCCACATGAACTTCCTGCAGTTATGGAAGCCGGTTCTAGAGCCGATGACGATTGGGTCACTGATTCCGGCCGCGATCTCGGCCGTCGTCACCTATGCGGTAGTCTATGCGATCATCAGTGGTTTTCGCCAGCGCAAGCATCAAAAAATTTCTGCGCGTGCCGCAAATCGTAATGCCACGATGGATTTGGTCGAATGA
- the acpS gene encoding holo-ACP synthase: MIIGLGSDLIDIRRVESSIERFGDRFTHRCFTDIEREKSDRRKNRAASYAKRFAAKEACSKALGTGLAQGVFWKDMGVINLPSGKPTMRLTNGAEERLKAMLPAGHEAVIHLTITDDFPYAQAFVIIEALPVSG; the protein is encoded by the coding sequence ATGATTATTGGTCTCGGAAGCGATCTCATAGATATCCGCCGGGTCGAGTCCTCCATCGAACGTTTCGGTGACAGGTTCACCCATCGCTGTTTCACCGATATCGAGCGAGAGAAATCCGACCGCCGCAAGAACCGCGCCGCATCCTATGCGAAACGCTTCGCGGCCAAGGAAGCCTGCTCGAAGGCGTTGGGTACGGGTCTGGCGCAAGGTGTGTTCTGGAAGGACATGGGCGTCATCAACCTGCCAAGTGGCAAGCCGACGATGCGTCTCACCAATGGGGCGGAAGAGCGCCTGAAGGCCATGTTGCCTGCCGGTCATGAGGCGGTGATCCACCTGACGATCACGGATGACTTTCCCTATGCGCAAGCCTTCGTCATTATCGAGGCGCTTCCTGTTTCCGGATGA